A section of the Paralichthys olivaceus isolate ysfri-2021 chromosome 14, ASM2471397v2, whole genome shotgun sequence genome encodes:
- the lrit2 gene encoding leucine-rich repeat, immunoglobulin-like domain and transmembrane domain-containing protein 2 isoform X2: MDIICYLLVIVVLNIQAHGSVSQCLHGCSCVEDRHGRSLICMEENAFGAIPGNLSNDMTKIRIEKSHFTEIPRGAFSSAPSLENLWLNFNDITLINSKGLEGLGNLTELRLQGNKLRSVPWTAFEDTPALKILDLKHNQLDVLPEHALKFLPGLTYLDLSFNRLTVISKEVFQNWPLYQKLQGMGDREATALGVNVVLALHDNAWLCDCRLKGFVEFIRSPPPPIILMNSYLTCSGPDFRAGKFFHEVELQACVKPAVSSPASNISLPQGANLTLRCLAKARPDPSVWWTYGLKIIRGFHESQERVDEDTIRSLLVIPSLHAADRGVYTCTAVNFIGNSSVSVLLDVLSPDSSHPSNLPGVPAAPGVGDENVYIDIRIAKQTVRGISIEWYAALDRPAETWFTIHFGRADDNKKEMIYIGPGIHSYSVSDLMPASKYEICVTLKNKTPRPGQCIVFVTGSDITEMEQREKLIHIIVIVLAMVLAVPIGMYACTTETRFSCLEDVMKFWKSQQREGGSHEMERERQGTFDSLQAASDEGLVKKESSEDRKAGEGVAMM, from the exons ATGGACATAATTTGTTACCTGCTAGTTATAGTTGTGTTGAACATCCAAGCGCATGGAAGCGTCTCTCAATGTTTACACGGGTGCAGCTGTGTGGAGGACCGTCATGGGAG GTCGCTCATATGCATGGAGGAGAACGCGTTTGGGGCCATACCAGGGAACCTCTCAAATGATATGACCAAAATACGTATAGAAAAATCTCACTTCACTGAAATACCCAGAGGGGCTTTCTCCAGTGCGCCCTCCTTGGAGAACCTGTGGTTGAACTTCAATGACATCACACTCATTAACTCAAAGGGCCTGGAGGGTTTGGGGAATTTGACCGAGCTGCGCCTGCAGGGGAACAAGCTGCGTTCAGTACCATGGACAGCGTTCGAGGACACGCCGGCTCTCAAGATCCTGGACCTGAAGCACAACCAGCTGGACGTGCTGCCGGAGCATGCGTTAAAATTTCTGCCAGGTCTGACTTACTTAGATTTGTCCTTCAATCGACTTACGGTCATATCAAAGGAGGTCTTTCAAAATTGGCCCCTCTACCAGAAGCTGCAGGGCATGGGCGACCGGGAGGCGACCGCCCTCGGGGTGAATGTCGTCCTGGCGCTGCACGACAACGCCTGGCTCTGCGACTGCCGCCTGAAGGGCTTCGTGGAGTTCATCAGGTCCCCACCGCCCCCGATTATACTGATGAACTCCTACTTGACCTGCTCAGGGCCGGACTTTAGGGCGGGCAAGTTCTTCCACGAGGTCGAGCTGCAGGCGTGTGTGAAGCCGGCGGTGAGCAGCCCAGCCTCCAACATCAGCCTGCCACAGGGCGCGAACCTTACCCTGCGCTGCCTCGCCAAAGCCCGGCCCGACCCCTCGGTGTGGTGGACATATGGTCTGAAGATAATCAGAGGATTTCATG AGTCTCAGGAAAGAGTGGATGAGGACACCATCAGATCCCTCCTGGTGATCCCCTCCCTCCATGCTGCTGACCGTGGTGTGTACACCTGCACCGCTGTCAACTTCATAGGGAACTCCTCTGTCAGTGTCCTCCTGGATGTTCTCTCTCCTGACAGCTCCCACCCGTCAAACCTCCCCGGCGTCCCGGCTGCACCcggggttggggatgaaaacgtCTACATTGACATCCGCATCGCCAAACAGACAGTACGTGGCATATCCATCGAGTGGTACGCTGCCTTGGACCGTCCCGCAGAAACCTGGTTCACCATCCACTTTGGACGCGCagatgataataaaaaagaaatgatctaCATCGGCCCCGGGATCCATTCGTACTCTGTCTCTGATTTGATGCCTGCCTCCAAATATGAAATCTGTGTGACCCTCAAGAATAAGACGCCGCGTCCAGGCCAGTGCATTGTGTTtgtaacaggaagtgacatcactgaAATGGAACAGAGGGAGAAACTGATTCATATAATAGTCATAGTTTTAGCCATGGTGCTGGCCGTGCCTATAGGCATGTACGCGTGTACCACTGAAACTAGGTTCTCCTGTCTGGAGGATGTCATGAAGTTCTGGAAGAGCCAGCAGAGAGAGGGCGGCTCCCACGAGATGGAGCGGGAGAGGCAGGGCACCTTCGACAGCCTGCAGGCCGCCAGCGACGAGGGCCTGGTTAAGAAGGAATCCAGTGAAGAcaggaag GCCGGGGAGGGTGTTGCAATGATGTGA
- the lrit2 gene encoding leucine-rich repeat, immunoglobulin-like domain and transmembrane domain-containing protein 2 isoform X1 — protein MDIICYLLVIVVLNIQAHGSVSQCLHGCSCVEDRHGRSLICMEENAFGAIPGNLSNDMTKIRIEKSHFTEIPRGAFSSAPSLENLWLNFNDITLINSKGLEGLGNLTELRLQGNKLRSVPWTAFEDTPALKILDLKHNQLDVLPEHALKFLPGLTYLDLSFNRLTVISKEVFQNWPLYQKLQGMGDREATALGVNVVLALHDNAWLCDCRLKGFVEFIRSPPPPIILMNSYLTCSGPDFRAGKFFHEVELQACVKPAVSSPASNISLPQGANLTLRCLAKARPDPSVWWTYGLKIIRGFHESQERVDEDTIRSLLVIPSLHAADRGVYTCTAVNFIGNSSVSVLLDVLSPDSSHPSNLPGVPAAPGVGDENVYIDIRIAKQTVRGISIEWYAALDRPAETWFTIHFGRADDNKKEMIYIGPGIHSYSVSDLMPASKYEICVTLKNKTPRPGQCIVFVTGSDITEMEQREKLIHIIVIVLAMVLAVPIGMYACTTETRFSCLEDVMKFWKSQQREGGSHEMERERQGTFDSLQAASDEGLVKKESSEDRKVRRRSDDRMIKSKADHSRLTAELY, from the exons ATGGACATAATTTGTTACCTGCTAGTTATAGTTGTGTTGAACATCCAAGCGCATGGAAGCGTCTCTCAATGTTTACACGGGTGCAGCTGTGTGGAGGACCGTCATGGGAG GTCGCTCATATGCATGGAGGAGAACGCGTTTGGGGCCATACCAGGGAACCTCTCAAATGATATGACCAAAATACGTATAGAAAAATCTCACTTCACTGAAATACCCAGAGGGGCTTTCTCCAGTGCGCCCTCCTTGGAGAACCTGTGGTTGAACTTCAATGACATCACACTCATTAACTCAAAGGGCCTGGAGGGTTTGGGGAATTTGACCGAGCTGCGCCTGCAGGGGAACAAGCTGCGTTCAGTACCATGGACAGCGTTCGAGGACACGCCGGCTCTCAAGATCCTGGACCTGAAGCACAACCAGCTGGACGTGCTGCCGGAGCATGCGTTAAAATTTCTGCCAGGTCTGACTTACTTAGATTTGTCCTTCAATCGACTTACGGTCATATCAAAGGAGGTCTTTCAAAATTGGCCCCTCTACCAGAAGCTGCAGGGCATGGGCGACCGGGAGGCGACCGCCCTCGGGGTGAATGTCGTCCTGGCGCTGCACGACAACGCCTGGCTCTGCGACTGCCGCCTGAAGGGCTTCGTGGAGTTCATCAGGTCCCCACCGCCCCCGATTATACTGATGAACTCCTACTTGACCTGCTCAGGGCCGGACTTTAGGGCGGGCAAGTTCTTCCACGAGGTCGAGCTGCAGGCGTGTGTGAAGCCGGCGGTGAGCAGCCCAGCCTCCAACATCAGCCTGCCACAGGGCGCGAACCTTACCCTGCGCTGCCTCGCCAAAGCCCGGCCCGACCCCTCGGTGTGGTGGACATATGGTCTGAAGATAATCAGAGGATTTCATG AGTCTCAGGAAAGAGTGGATGAGGACACCATCAGATCCCTCCTGGTGATCCCCTCCCTCCATGCTGCTGACCGTGGTGTGTACACCTGCACCGCTGTCAACTTCATAGGGAACTCCTCTGTCAGTGTCCTCCTGGATGTTCTCTCTCCTGACAGCTCCCACCCGTCAAACCTCCCCGGCGTCCCGGCTGCACCcggggttggggatgaaaacgtCTACATTGACATCCGCATCGCCAAACAGACAGTACGTGGCATATCCATCGAGTGGTACGCTGCCTTGGACCGTCCCGCAGAAACCTGGTTCACCATCCACTTTGGACGCGCagatgataataaaaaagaaatgatctaCATCGGCCCCGGGATCCATTCGTACTCTGTCTCTGATTTGATGCCTGCCTCCAAATATGAAATCTGTGTGACCCTCAAGAATAAGACGCCGCGTCCAGGCCAGTGCATTGTGTTtgtaacaggaagtgacatcactgaAATGGAACAGAGGGAGAAACTGATTCATATAATAGTCATAGTTTTAGCCATGGTGCTGGCCGTGCCTATAGGCATGTACGCGTGTACCACTGAAACTAGGTTCTCCTGTCTGGAGGATGTCATGAAGTTCTGGAAGAGCCAGCAGAGAGAGGGCGGCTCCCACGAGATGGAGCGGGAGAGGCAGGGCACCTTCGACAGCCTGCAGGCCGCCAGCGACGAGGGCCTGGTTAAGAAGGAATCCAGTGAAGAcaggaaggtgaggaggaggtcAGATGACAGAATGATTAAGAGCAAAGCAGACCACAGCAGACTCACAGCTGAACTGTATTAA
- the cdhr1a gene encoding cadherin-related family member 1a isoform X1, translating to MTSFFRMKNVKILHLPQVFVFVQACFAQADFAPYFYDNGPYSHNGNLALFSLSEDTPIGTQIYCLNGTDPEGHEVRYGLSFDPGFKEYFRVDPKSGNITLVEKLDREKQDSIDVLVSITDGRSKVVERVTIFVMDANDEKPEFQNMPAIIDVLETTESGSSIYGVEAVDRDTGSGGSVTFYLQNPPSTLFAIDRHSGVLRIRSGEMLDYEKTKTHFVTVIAKDGGGNFNGKEQFLSSSATLTINVIDAQDTPPSFIGTPYFGYVYEVSMPGSEIFSVSAKDGDVGNPNPIRYSFDDGDDGVFSINKTSGRIALLTFPMYLKREIFNIKVRASEVSPEGRLMDYGVTTVVIRVVDLNNNPPTFYGEHGRQNMFELTMYEHPPEGEILRGLKITVNDSDQGANAKFNLRLIGPGRMLRVVPQTVLNEAQVTILVEDSAAMDYEKHHFLTYKLLAVEIDTPEKFSATADIVIHLLDTNDNAPKFSSDYYIARIPENSPGGSNVVSVTATDPDSGPWGEVKYSIYGSGAELFLIQPTSGIIYTQPWASLDAEVRSKYNFYVKAEDTEGKYSLAEVFVTVLDLNDHPPAFNDNFLEKTMVIGAPVRIEAVDDDAEVPNNVIEYAIMKAEPDNNIFDIDADTGEIVLKSYIKSMAIIQNITKQRDFTWSLVVQARDRGQPSFSTTAVVKIDITEATQLKGGPWGSFIMQNRNKPLQILGMLGGVISLMVVVTVIISTATFMRNKKSNRILPNRRVRRRQRKQNTWNIKNPFKEPETPGEKFRIEEEEREPEVVVENINYNNNVNNINTVNTVNNVNNVNSVVRHWPPPPCAPSLPPPPPPYIPGQRQWAVPTISATVAPKPKKRPVNTREDTMNQALVSELKLRLEQKRMLSHQ from the exons ATGACTTCATTCTTTAGGATGAAGAATGTAAAGATTCTACATTTACCACAGGTGTTCGTGTTTGTTCAGGCCTGCTTTG CTCAAGCAGACTTTGCCCCCTACTTCTACGACAATGGACCATACAGCCACAACGGGAACCTGGCCCTGTTCAGCCTGTCAGAGGACACGCCCATCG GTACACAGATCTATTGTCTCAATGGCACAGACCCTGAAGGCCATGAGGTGAGATACGGCCTTTCATTTGATCCTGGCTTCAAAGAGTACTTCAGGGTCGACCCCAAATCTGGAAACATCACTTTGGTGGAAAAGCTGGACAGAGAA AAACAAGATTCCATTGACGTTCTTGTGAGCATCACTGATGGAAGAAGCAAG GTTGTGGAAAGAGTGACAATATTTGTAATGGATGCAAACGATGAGAAGCCTGAATTCCAAAACATGCCTGCGATCATTGATGTGCTGGAG ACAACTGAGTCTGGTAGCAGCATCTATGGAGTCGAGGCAGTGGACAGAGACACAGGCTCAGGGGGCTCAGTCACCTTCTACCTCCAG AATCCTCCGTCCACTTTGTTTGCCATTGACAGACACAGTGGTGTCCTTCGTATCAGATCTGGAGAAATGTTGGACTacgagaaaacaaagacacactttGTGACTGTCATTGCAAAG GACGGTGGTGGTAACTTTAATGGCAAGGAGCagtttctgtcttcctctgctACTCTGACGATCAATGTGATCGATGCACAGGACACTCCGCCATCTTTTATCGGGACGCCCTATTTTGGCTACGTTTATGAAGTCTCAATGCCT GGATCTGAAATATTCAGTGTTAGCGCAAAAGATGGTGATGTGGGGAATCCAAATCCAATCCGTTACTCCTTTGATGATG gtgaTGATGGTGTTTTCAGCATCAATAAAACAAGCGGACGTATTGCTCTGCTGACTTTCCCTATGTATCTGAAGAGAGAGATCTTTAATATTAAAGTCAGG GCTTCAGAAGTGAGTCCTGAAGGCAGACTGATGGACTACGGGGTAACCACGGTGGTGATCCGTGTGGTGGACCTGAACAATAACCCACCTACATTCTATGGAGAGCACGGCCGACAGAACATGTTTGAGTTGACCATGTACGAGCATCCACCGGAGGGAGAGATTCTCCGAGGGCTGAAAATCACTGTCAATGACTCTGATCAG GGCGCCAACGCCAAATTCAATCTGAGGCTGATTGGACCAGGAAGAATGCTGCGAGTCGTTCCTCAGACTGTGCTGAACGAGGCCCAGGTCACGATCTTAGTGGAGGACTCGGCCGCCATGGACTACGAGAAGCACCATTTTCTCACATACAAG ctcctggCAGTTGAGATTGATACTCCAGAGAAATTCAGCGCAACAGCAGACATTGTCATCCACCTCCTGGACACCAATGACAACGCTCCCAAATTCTCCTCAGATTACTACATCGCCCGAATTCCAGAAAACTCACCCGGCGGCTCCAACGTGGTGTCAGTCACG GCAACAGACCCAGACTCAGGACCTTGGGGTGAAGTGAAGTACTCTATCTATGGGTCCGGGGCTGAACT GTTCCTGATCCAGCCCACATCTGGGATCATCTACACGCAGCCGTGGGCGAGCCTGGATGCAGAGGTGAGATCCAAGTACAACTTCTACGTGAAGGCGGAGGACACAGAGGGGAAGTACAGCCTGGCTGAGGTGTTTGTGACGGTGCTCGACCTGAACGACCACCCACCAGCTTTCAACGACAACTTCCTCGAGAAGACGATGGTGATCGGAGCGCCAGTGAGAATAGAG GCCGTAGATGACGACGCAGAGGTGCCCAACAATGTCATCGAGTACGCCATCATGAAAGCTGAGCCGGACAACAACATCTTCGACATCGACGCCGACACTGGCGAGATCGTGCTGAAGTCCTACATCAAGTCAATGGCCATCATTCAGAACATCACCAAGCAGAGGGACTTCACCTGGTCCCTGGTGGTGCAGGCCAGAGACCGAGGCCAGCCATCCTTCAGCACCACTGCAGTCGTCAAGATCGACATCACAGAGGCT ACTCAACTCAAGGGGGGGCCTTGGGGATCATTTATAATGCAGAATAGAAACAAGCCTTTACAAATCCTAGGCATGCTTGGTGGTGTCATTAGTCTCATGGTCGTAGTCACTGTCATCATCTCCACGGCAACATTCATGCGCAACAAAAAGTCCAACCGGATCCTGCCTAACCGCCGCgtgaggaggaggcagcggaAACAGAACACCTGGAACATCAAAAACCCCTTCAAGGAGCCGGAAACCCCCGGAGAGAAGTTCAGAATTGAGGAGGAAGAGCGGGAGCCCGAGGTCGTTGTGGAGAAcatcaactacaacaacaacgtCAACAACATCAACACCGTCAACACCGTCAACAATGTCAACAATGTCAACAGCGTTGTGAGACACTGGCCCCCACCACCCTGCGCCCCATCTCtgccccctccaccaccaccctaCATCCCAGGGCAGAGGCAGTGGGCCGTACCCACCATCTCTGCGACAGTGGCACCCAAACCCAAGAAAAGGCCGGTGAATACCCGAGAGGACACTATGAACCAAGCACTAGTTTCAGAGCTCAAGCTGAGGCTGGAGCAGAAGAGGATGCTCTCACACCAATAG
- the cdhr1a gene encoding cadherin-related family member 1a isoform X2, with product MTSFFRMKNVKILHLPQVFVFVQACFAQADFAPYFYDNGPYSHNGNLALFSLSEDTPIGTQIYCLNGTDPEGHEVRYGLSFDPGFKEYFRVDPKSGNITLVEKLDREKQDSIDVLVSITDGRSKVVERVTIFVMDANDEKPEFQNMPAIIDVLETTESGSSIYGVEAVDRDTGSGGSVTFYLQNPPSTLFAIDRHSGVLRIRSGEMLDYEKTKTHFVTVIAKDGGGNFNGKEQFLSSSATLTINVIDAQDTPPSFIGTPYFGYVYEVSMPGSEIFSVSAKDGDVGNPNPIRYSFDDGDDGVFSINKTSGRIALLTFPMYLKREIFNIKVRASEVSPEGRLMDYGVTTVVIRVVDLNNNPPTFYGEHGRQNMFELTMYEHPPEGEILRGLKITVNDSDQGANAKFNLRLIGPGRMLRVVPQTVLNEAQVTILVEDSAAMDYEKHHFLTYKLLAVEIDTPEKFSATADIVIHLLDTNDNAPKFSSDYYIARIPENSPGGSNVVSVTATDPDSGPWGEVKYSIYGSGAELFLIQPTSGIIYTQPWASLDAEVRSKYNFYVKAEDTEGKYSLAEVFVTVLDLNDHPPAFNDNFLEKTMVIGAPVRIEAVDDDAEVPNNVIEYAIMKAEPDNNIFDIDADTGEIVLKSYIKSMAIIQNITKQRDFTWSLVVQARDRGQPSFSTTAVVKIDITEAIKSRFFSYFLGLRKRPGAVFGICLTVVTLAISLTIIISTFIYWNSVKKSRVQAQGKIRKIIRRPVP from the exons ATGACTTCATTCTTTAGGATGAAGAATGTAAAGATTCTACATTTACCACAGGTGTTCGTGTTTGTTCAGGCCTGCTTTG CTCAAGCAGACTTTGCCCCCTACTTCTACGACAATGGACCATACAGCCACAACGGGAACCTGGCCCTGTTCAGCCTGTCAGAGGACACGCCCATCG GTACACAGATCTATTGTCTCAATGGCACAGACCCTGAAGGCCATGAGGTGAGATACGGCCTTTCATTTGATCCTGGCTTCAAAGAGTACTTCAGGGTCGACCCCAAATCTGGAAACATCACTTTGGTGGAAAAGCTGGACAGAGAA AAACAAGATTCCATTGACGTTCTTGTGAGCATCACTGATGGAAGAAGCAAG GTTGTGGAAAGAGTGACAATATTTGTAATGGATGCAAACGATGAGAAGCCTGAATTCCAAAACATGCCTGCGATCATTGATGTGCTGGAG ACAACTGAGTCTGGTAGCAGCATCTATGGAGTCGAGGCAGTGGACAGAGACACAGGCTCAGGGGGCTCAGTCACCTTCTACCTCCAG AATCCTCCGTCCACTTTGTTTGCCATTGACAGACACAGTGGTGTCCTTCGTATCAGATCTGGAGAAATGTTGGACTacgagaaaacaaagacacactttGTGACTGTCATTGCAAAG GACGGTGGTGGTAACTTTAATGGCAAGGAGCagtttctgtcttcctctgctACTCTGACGATCAATGTGATCGATGCACAGGACACTCCGCCATCTTTTATCGGGACGCCCTATTTTGGCTACGTTTATGAAGTCTCAATGCCT GGATCTGAAATATTCAGTGTTAGCGCAAAAGATGGTGATGTGGGGAATCCAAATCCAATCCGTTACTCCTTTGATGATG gtgaTGATGGTGTTTTCAGCATCAATAAAACAAGCGGACGTATTGCTCTGCTGACTTTCCCTATGTATCTGAAGAGAGAGATCTTTAATATTAAAGTCAGG GCTTCAGAAGTGAGTCCTGAAGGCAGACTGATGGACTACGGGGTAACCACGGTGGTGATCCGTGTGGTGGACCTGAACAATAACCCACCTACATTCTATGGAGAGCACGGCCGACAGAACATGTTTGAGTTGACCATGTACGAGCATCCACCGGAGGGAGAGATTCTCCGAGGGCTGAAAATCACTGTCAATGACTCTGATCAG GGCGCCAACGCCAAATTCAATCTGAGGCTGATTGGACCAGGAAGAATGCTGCGAGTCGTTCCTCAGACTGTGCTGAACGAGGCCCAGGTCACGATCTTAGTGGAGGACTCGGCCGCCATGGACTACGAGAAGCACCATTTTCTCACATACAAG ctcctggCAGTTGAGATTGATACTCCAGAGAAATTCAGCGCAACAGCAGACATTGTCATCCACCTCCTGGACACCAATGACAACGCTCCCAAATTCTCCTCAGATTACTACATCGCCCGAATTCCAGAAAACTCACCCGGCGGCTCCAACGTGGTGTCAGTCACG GCAACAGACCCAGACTCAGGACCTTGGGGTGAAGTGAAGTACTCTATCTATGGGTCCGGGGCTGAACT GTTCCTGATCCAGCCCACATCTGGGATCATCTACACGCAGCCGTGGGCGAGCCTGGATGCAGAGGTGAGATCCAAGTACAACTTCTACGTGAAGGCGGAGGACACAGAGGGGAAGTACAGCCTGGCTGAGGTGTTTGTGACGGTGCTCGACCTGAACGACCACCCACCAGCTTTCAACGACAACTTCCTCGAGAAGACGATGGTGATCGGAGCGCCAGTGAGAATAGAG GCCGTAGATGACGACGCAGAGGTGCCCAACAATGTCATCGAGTACGCCATCATGAAAGCTGAGCCGGACAACAACATCTTCGACATCGACGCCGACACTGGCGAGATCGTGCTGAAGTCCTACATCAAGTCAATGGCCATCATTCAGAACATCACCAAGCAGAGGGACTTCACCTGGTCCCTGGTGGTGCAGGCCAGAGACCGAGGCCAGCCATCCTTCAGCACCACTGCAGTCGTCAAGATCGACATCACAGAGGCT ATCAAATCGAGATTTTTCTCGTACTTCTTGGGCCTAAGGAAACGTCCGGGGGCCGTGTTTGGGATTTGTTTGACCGTTGTCACCTTGGCCATTTCACTGACAATCatcatttcaacttttatttactGGAACTCTGTGAAAAAGTCCCGTGTACAAGCTCAGGGCAAGATCAGAAAGATTATAAGGAGGCCCGTGCCATAA
- the chst3a gene encoding carbohydrate sulfotransferase 3a — MKTKYAIVFICIVALVIIEKESNILSRVSDKLIQRQTPQLTPHSPLDNSNTTQNGPLSMLKMLLSKLTGAKGNYTNFSDEQEDDELEDLGTNSSSNGRKHILLLATTRTGSSFVGEFFNQHRENMFYLFEPLWHVERMLSLAAEANNGTALTGIYRDVLQGLFLCDFSPLEKFISPPPEDHVTAALFRRESSLSLCEKPVCTPFIKEVFERFHCKIHRCGPLNLTLASESCLSKQHHAIKTVRVRQLESLQPLVEDPRLDVRVIQLVRDPRAILASRMVAFSSKYQTWKSWAQDGQVPEDDEEVKRLKGNCDQIRMSAEVGLSQPRWLRNRYMLVRYEDIAQYPMQKAEDMYRFTRIPFSPQARKWILRNTQTTPRASDIYSTQKNSSEQAEKWRFSIPFTLVQVVQRVCEPTMKMFGYRIVDDEKMLINKSISLLEERMFH; from the exons ATGAAGACCAAATATGCAATCGTCTTCATCTGTATTGTTGCCCTGGTCATCATCGAAAAGGAGAGCAATATCCTGTCAAG GGTCTCCGATAAGCTGATCCAGAGGCAGACTCCTCAGCTGACCCCACACTCACCACTGGATAACAGCAACACGACACAAAATGGCCCCCTGTCCATGCTCAAAATGCTGCTTTCTAAACTCACTGGTGCAAAAGGGAATTACACAAATTTTTCTGACGAGCAAGAGGATGATGAACTGGAGGATTTAGGGACGAACAGCTCCAGCAATGGCCGTAAGCACATATTGCTCTTGGCCACCACACGAACAGGTTCTTCGTTTGTCGGGGAGTTTTTCAACCAGCACAGAGAGAACATGTTCTACCTGTTCGAGCCTCTGTGGCACGTCGAGCGCATGCTGAGTTTGGCCGCGGAGGCAAACAATGGGACAGCTTTGACAGGAATCTACCGGGATGTACTCCAGGGGCTCTTCCTGTGTGATTTCTCTCCTCTTGAGAAGTTCATCTCTCCCCCACCTGAGGACCACGTAACTGCTGCTCTTTTCCGCCGAGAGTCGAGTTTATCGCTCTGTGAAAAACCCGTCTGCACTCCTTTCATCAAGGAAGTTTTCGAGAG GTTTCACTGTAAGATTCATCGCTGTGGGCCGCTGAACTTGACTCTTGCATCTGAGTCCTGTCTTTCCAAGCAACACCATGCCATAAAGACTGTCCGTGTGCGCCAGTTGGAATCATTGCAGCCGCTGGTGGAGGATCCACGTCTGGATGTGAGAGTGATCCAGCTAGTCCGAGATCCACGGGCCATCTTAGCATCCCGTATGGTGGCTTTCTCTTCTAAGTATCAGACGTGGAAGTCCTGGGCGCAGGACGGCCAGGTGCctgaagatgatgaggaggtgaagaggctCAAAGGAAACTGTGATCAAATTAGGATGTCTGCAGAGGTGGGACTGAGTCAACCTCGCTGGCTGAGGAACCGCTACATGTTGGTGCGTTACGAGGACATTGCCCAGTATCCGATGCAGAAAGCAGAGGACATGTACAGATTCACAAGGATACCATTCAGTCCCCAAGCTAGGAAGTGGATTCTAAGGAACACCCAGACCACACCGAGAGCGAGCGACATTTACTCCACCCAGAAGAACTCATCAGAGCAGGCAGAAAAATGGAGGTTTAGCATTCCCTTTACACTGGTTCAGGTGGTGCAGAGAGTGTGTGAACCCACCATGAAGATGTTTGGGTACAGGATTGTGGATGATGAAAAGATGCTGATCAACAAGTCCATCAGTTTGCTCGAGGAAAGAATGTTTCATTAG